AGAAGCCCAGCATTAGTGAATGTGGGAACGGCCATGCCTGGCTCTGGTAATAGCGTAACTGGCTAACGTGGACACCCACCTCTTCAAAAATTTCTCGATGCACGGCCTCTTCAGCGGATTCACCCGGCTCAATAAAACCCGCCAGGGTTGAGTAGCGGCCAGGCGGGAAGCGCGGGCTACGGGCCAGTAGCATCGCTTCGCCACTGGTCACCAAGGTGATAATGCAGGGCGAGATGCGCGGGTAGTTACGGTGACCGCAGGCGTGGCAATGCATCGCAAATTCAGTTGTGAGCTTCGTGGCTTCCGCACCACAGCGACCACAAAAGCGATGATTTTCCAACCAGGCGCCCACTTGCAGGGCGGTAGATAGCAGCGAGTACCAGTGTGCCGGCAACTCACCCATCCATTGCCGCCCGTCTATCCATCCCTCGCCCGGCGATGAGGCTAACTGTAGCGCAACAGGTTCCTCCTCCCAGTAGCAAAGCGGCTGCATCTCTGGAGTCCACTGCTGCCAGGGATGGAGCGGGGTCAACGCCTCGCCATCTGACCTCGTCTCAGCAGGCGCAAGACGACTGCGTGAAAGGTAGAGAACACGCCCTGCCCGTGCTTCATGGGGAATTTCTCGTCTAAGCATTGCCCGGCATATCCTCGAACCAGCGTAGCTGATGCGTTTCACATTTCGCTAGGTGCGCTTGCCGCTCGCCCTGAGTGGGCTCAATGACCCGAAGCTGCCCAGGCGTTAATGACATGCGCTGAACCGACAGCCCTGACTCGGACGGCATATCGCTACGCTGCTCTTGGTTGACCTCGGCATCCAGCGTGAGTGCCGTCTGCCCGCCAGTCATGGCCAGATAGACATCAGCCAGGATCTCGGCGTCCAGCAAGGCGCCGTGCAGTACGCGATGACCGTTGTCGATATCGTACCGCTTACAAAGCGCATCAAGGCTGTTGCGCTGGCCGGGGTGCATCTTTCGGGCCATCACCAGGGTGTCGAGAATGCGGCAATAATCGCCCACGGGGCCCAGCGGTTGCCCGCGGCCCTTCAGCATTTTCAATTCGTGATCAATAAACCCCACATCGAAGGGCGCGTTATGAATGACCAGCTCAGCCCCTTCGATAAAGGCCCAGAAATCATCGGCAACCTGGGCAAACACCGGTTCGTTGGCGACTTTGGCATCATCAATCCCGTGAACCGCGACGACCTCAGCATCGATGTGACGCTCTGGATTAATATATTGATGGTAGGTACGCCCGGTAAAACGCCGATTGACCATTTCGACAGCGCCGATTTCTACCAGCCGGTGACCTTCTCTGGGATCAATACCTGTGGTTTCCGTATCCAATATGACTTGGCGCATCATGGCCTCCTATGCGTTTTGTACTGCTTCATCAATTGCCTGGTTGGCAAGAGCATCGGCTCGTTCATTGCCGGGATGGCCGCTATGGCCTTTTACCCAGTGCCACTCGACCTGATGGCGCTGGGCCTCGGCATCAAGCTGCTTCCACAGCTCGGCATTTTTGACAGGCTGTTTGGCAGCGGTTTTCCATTGGCGTTTACGCCAGTTATGAATCCACTGCGTGATGCCCTGACGAACGTATTGGGAATCCGTCCAGATCGCCACCTGACAAGGGATGTTCAATGTACGCAGCGCCATGATGGCCGCCATTAATTCCATTCGGTTATTGGTCGTTTGTGCTTCATACCCATACAGGGTTTTCTCATGCTGGCCGCTTGCTAGCACAACGCCCCATCCGCCTGGGCCGGGATTCCCACGGCAGGCTCCATCGGTATACACGGTTACCTGGGGTAACCGGTCAGTGTCAGTCACGTTGTGTGCGTCCTTAAATCAATGATGTCTCAGCTGGTCTACTGACTGGATGACGGCGGTTAATGGCTGTTGGTACGCGTCGCCCCCAGGGAGTTCGCGGCCACCGGCGCTTTCAGACCAAATTTAATGCGTTGCTTGGGTGCATGGCGTTGGCGGCGTTTGGCCAGCACCATGTAGCTTTCCCCCAGGGGGCAGTTATAGCGCCGGCCCAGTGACTCCCAGTGCTCGACGCAGCGCCCTCCCGGCCAGCTTCTAAAGCAGCAGTAGTCTACTCGCTCCACCTCAAAGTCGACAAATGCCAGCCAGTCCCCCATCCGGCTAGCCGTTCGCCATTGCCCGTTCCAAGGGTATTGCCCCTGGCGCTTGCGCCACTGTTTGACCACACCGCTGACCCCCACAGGATTAAATCCGAACAGTACCAGCAGGCCACTATCTGAGGTGACGCGTGCGGCTTCTTGCAGCGCATGATGGGCATCCGGCAAATGCTCAAGCCAATGGTGGAGCACGACGACATCCAAACAGCTGTCCGGTAATGCCAGCCTGTCGGGTGGACAAATTAACGTCTGGTCGCTGGGGGCACTCGCACGGGTGGGGGCCCACTGCAGGCGATGGGCAATGCCGGACATCGACATCAGTGCTGGCCCCATTCCCATTTCAAGGCTGTGACCACCGCAACGGGAATCAACGACAGGCCCAAGGCAGGCGCGTTGGGAATCCCACAATGATTTGCCTGCCTCTGACGCCCAGTAGGCGCGGCTGCTAGATAGCGTGTGGGCGAGTGTCTCTGCCGCCGTTGAATTTGACATGTACCGCTCAACCCTCCACAGTATCTGCTTTTTGACGTCTTGCATGAATCATGAGAGCGCTATTAATTAATCGTAAGCGCTAACCCATCGTTCGTTAAAGGATCTCGCCTATGCTGAGCGTGACACCGATTCCCGCCTTAAGCGACAACTATATTTGGCTGCTCCGACAGGACACCAGTCAAGAGGTGTGCGTGGTGGACCCTGGTGAAGCGTTGCCAGTGATCGAGTTTCTTGAACGCGAGTCGTTGTCACTCAGCACTATCCTGATCACTCATCATCATCCTGACCATACCGATGGGCTGGGGGAATTGATCAGGCGCTATGCCCCGCGGGTAATAGGCCCGGCTAATCCCTCACTCGAAGGGATCGAAGAGCGCGTCAGTAATGGCGATGAAGTTCGCGTCATGGGTCGCTTGTTCGAGGTCATAGAGACGCCTGGGCATACGTTAGACCATATCAGCTATTTTACACCAGGGATTCCCCCCCTACTGTTTTGTGGCGACACCCTGTTTTGCGCCGGTTGCGGTCGTCTTTTCGAAGGGACCCCTGAGCAGATGCACAAGGCATTAACACGCTTTGCCGCCCTGCCGGAAGAAACCTTCGTGTTCGCTGCGCACGAATATACGCTGGCCAACCTTCGCTTTGCCAGCGAAGCAGACCCGGAAAACGAAGACGTTAAACACGCCTTGACAGAGTGTGAGAAGGCGCGGGCATTAGACCGCCCCACCTTACCCAGCACGATAGGACGCGAGCTGAAAATCAATCCCTACTTGCGTGTCGATACTGAAAGTGTCCGCAACGCCGCAAGCAAGCAGGGCGCTATTGATGACGATCTCGCAACGTTCGCCACTCTTCGTGAGTGGAAGAATCGTTTCTAAACGCTATCGCAACGACGTAAACCATTATGACTTATCGCACGATTCGCCAACGCCTTTTATTGGGCGCCGGCAGCACCGTGATCATGAGCCTGTTACTGGCGGCTGCCGCTAACTCTCAGGCGTCAGCCAACCAATACGATCCTTCTCCGCGATCAGCCTTCAACACATCTGACGCCTCGGCGTCCTCTCACTCCACAGTTACCCATGTACATTTCTGGGAAGAACTGATGCTGGAACCGCAGGACGCCTGGAGCAAACTGCGCGAAAGCTTCCACTGGCGTGAGCAGTCGCTGTCTGCCGACGCACAGGCACGTGTCGATGAATGGATAGATCACTACCGTTCGAGCCCTGAAAATATTGTTGAAATCACCGGACGTGCAAGTCCATGGCTTGCCTGGATCACTCAGCAAATAAGTGATCGCAACCTGCCGGGAGAATTAGCGCTTATTCCTTTCGTTGAAAGCTCTTTTGATCCCAGCGCGCGAAGTCATCGAGGCGCTGCGGGGCTGTGGCAATTCATGCCTGGCACCGGTGACGCTTTAGGGCTTGTACGCAACGGTAATTACGACGGCAGGCTCGATGTTGTCACCTCGACTAACGCCGCGCTGGACTACCTCGAAATGCAGGCCGACCAGTGGTACGAGGGTGATCTGCAGCTTTCTCTTGCCGCCTACAATGCGGGCGCCGGGACAGTCAATAAAGCCAAACAACGCGCCGAAAGCCAAGGCTTGCGAGGCAAATATTGGGACCTGAGCCTGCCCCAGGAAACCATGCAGTACCTGCCCAAGTTACTTGCTATTGCCACGATTATCGATGACCCGGAACGCTACAACATCAGTTTGCCGGACATCCATACAGAGCCGGCCTTCGCCAAGGTAAAGCTTGAGCATTCGGTCACCCTGTCTGAAGCGTCAAAGTTGCTTCGGGTAGATAAATCGGCATTGGCTGAACTCAATCCCGGTCTCCTCAATGGTGCGCTCAACCCGTCAAGTGCTCAAACGCTGCTAGTACCTGAAGACGTGAATCATGACGTTCTCGCAGAGCTATCAAACGGTGCCAATCAGCGTCAGACCATTGCCAACGCCGATACGCCCGATACTTACCGCGTTGAAAGTGGCGATAGCCTCTCAGCGATCGCGAATCGCTATAATCTGAGCGCTCAAGAGTTGATGCGTTTAAATGAGATTGAACGTCCAGAAGCTTTACAAGCAGGTCAACTCCTGACACTTTCAGAACGTTGAGACTCATTGCCTTGTTGATAGGGAAATTGCCCCATGCGCTGTGGCGTTATTGTGCGTCCTGTTTTGTCTCTTACCCGTAACGCGCTGCTTATGTCATTGCTACTGGCCACAAGCACTCATGCCAGTAGCGATTCCCCCATGACACAGTCGCCCGCCACGGATGGCTCGGCCCCTATCGAAACCCAGCATGCGATGTCGCTTTATGACACCCCCGCCCTTGCTGAGGATTTTCCGCATTTCTCCCACGTGAACCCCGACGCCCCCAAAGGTGGGACTATCAAGCATACGGCCGTGGGAAGCAGCTTCGACTCGACCAACCCCTTCATTATTCGAGGCACGCCAGCTGCGGGAATACTGCAGATCTACGATACCTTAATGGCAAGCAACCCTAACGAGCCTTTCAGTCTTTATGGCTTGCTTGCGGAGGGTGTGCGTCTCGACCCCGATCGCGAATGGATCGAATTCGACCTTCGCCCCGAAGCTCGCTTCCAGGACGGCGAACCGGTCACCGCTGAAGACGTCGTCTTTTCGCTGAACCTGTTGCGTGATGAAGGCAACCCTTTCTATAGCAGCTACTACGCGGGGGTTGAGCAAGCCGTTGCCCTGAATGACCACCTGGTCCGCTTCACTCTAAGCGACAGCGAGTCACGAGAGTTGCCGCTCATCGTCGCCCAGTTCCCCGTTTTGCCAAAGCATTACTGGGAACAGCATGACTTCACCGCCCCGACACTGGCAGCGCACCCCGGATCTGGCCCGTATAAAATTGGCGAAGTGGACCCCGGTCGACGGATTGTCTATCAACGCGACGACCAGTATTGGGCAAAAGACCTGCCGGTCAACGTGGGCCGTTACAACATTGACCAGGTAATCTACGATTATTACCGGGATCGGGATATTGCCTGGGAAGCCTTCAAGGCCGGATTAACGGACTTTCGCACTGACGCGCGCGCTGCAACCTGGGCGATTGGCTACGACTTTCCCGCTTACGAAGAAGGGCTGGTCAAGCGCATCACGGTGCCCGATGTTAACCCCTCCATGATGCAGGCGTTTGTGTTCAATCTGCGCAAGGAAAAATTCCAGGATCCGCGCGTGCGTGAAGCGCTGAGCCTGACCTTTGATTTTCCATGGTTGAATACCAATATTTTTTACGATACTTACCGACGCACGGAAAGTTTCTTTCAAAATTCTGAAATGGAAGCCAAAGGCCGCCCGAGCGATGAAGCGCTTGCATTACTCGAACCGCATCGCGAGGCGCTGATGGAATCCCACCAGTCAGAGCGGTTGTTCACGGAACCCCTACCCATCGACCATCCTCGCGACCTCCGCGAACGGCTACGTTTGGCCCTGGGCCTGCTTCGCGAGGCAGGTTATAGCGTGGAAGACGGCGTCCTGGTCCATCAGGACACCCAACAGCCGCTGAGCCTTGAAGTGTTGCTATACGATTCAGGGCTTGAGCGCGTGGTGCAGCCGATGTTGCGCAACATGGCCCGCTTGGGTGTACAAACTTCGATGCGGATCGTCGATATCAATCAGTACCTCAATCGCCAGCGCAACTTTGATTTTGATATGGTGATCAGCCACTTCCCCCAGTCGAACAACCCGGGCAATGAACAGCGTGACTTCTGGACCAGCCAGTCAGCCGACTCTCCACAAAGCCGCAACCGCATGGGGCTTGCGCATCCGGCTATAGACGATCTGGTGGAAAAGCTGATTCGAGCAGAAGACCGCGAAGAACTCAATACGATAGTCCAAACGCTGGATCGGGTCCTGCGTTGGGGGTTTTATGTCATTCCCCACTATCATTCAGGTGAGACGCGGATCGCCATATGGGATAAATTCGGTTATCCCGACCCCTTCCCTGAATACGCCATGGATTTAGACGCCTGGTGGGTGGTCCCGGAACGTGAAGCCGCTTTACAGCGCCGGTCACGACGCTGACCCTGGCTTATTCTTGATGAACCATGGAGAGTTCTGTGGCACGTTACACCCTACGCCGACTGTTGTTGATGATCCCGACCCTTGTCGGGATCATGCTGCTCAATTTCATTATCGTGCAGGCCGCGCCTGGCGGCCCCATCGATCAAATGCTGGCGCGCTTTGAAGGCGCCGATGCAATGGCCAGCACTCGCCTGGATATGGGGGGTGCCGATGTACAGGTCAACAACGAGTCCCGCGGTGCCAGAGGCATCGACCCTCGTTTTATTGAGCAACTGGAACAGCAGTTTGGCTTTGATAAACCTGCCCATGAGCGTTTCATCGGCATGATGGCGGATTATCTCACCTTCGATTTCGGCACTAGCTTTTTTCGCGACCGGCCGGTAATTGATTTGATGATAGAGCGCTTACCGGTGTCTATCTCACTGGGGCTTTGGACGACCTTGCTGGTCTACCTCATCTCCATTCCGCTAGGGATACGCAAGGCCCTGCGCCATGGCTCACGGTTTGACGTCTGGACATCCGGGCTGGTCATCGTCGGTTACGCCATCCCAGGTTTTTTATTCGCCATCTTGCTGATCGTGCTGTTTGCCGGCGGCACCTACCTGGACTGGTTTCCACTCAGGGGGCTCACTTCCCCTTATTTCGATCAGCTTTCCACCTGGGGTAAGGTCAAGGATTATTTCTGGCATATCACGCTGCCCGTATTGGCCGCGGCGATTGGCAGTTTTGCCACCCTCACCATGCTGACCAAGAACAGCTTTCTGGATGAAATTCACAAGCAATATGTACTGACAGCCCGCGCCAAGGGCGCCGATGAGCAGCGCATTCTCTATGGGCACGTGTTTCGGAATGCCATGCTGATCATTATTGCCGGCCTGCCCTCAGCCCTGATTGGTATCTTCTTTACCGGCTCGTTACTGATTGAGGTGATTTTCTCTCTGGATGGGCTGGGCCTGTTGGGATTTGAAGCGGTCATGCAGCGCGACTATCCGGTCATTTTCGGTACGCTATTCCTCTACACGGTCATCGGGTTACTGCTGAAACTGGTGTCGGATTTAACCTATGTGTGGGTTGACCCGCGCATCGACTTTGCCACCCGGGAGTCGTGATCATGACTGCTTCTACGTCTCGATTTTCACCCATTACCCGGCGCCGTTTTGCTGCTTTCAGGTCGAACCGACGCGCCTGGGTATCCCTATGGGTGTTTGGTGTCGTGTTTGTGCTGAGTCTGTTTGCCGAACTGATCGCCAACGATAAACCGATCATCATGCAATACGACGGTCAGTGGTATGTTCCGCTACTGGTGGACTACCCCGAAACGGAATTTGACGGCTTCTTG
This window of the Halomonas sp. SH5A2 genome carries:
- the rnhA gene encoding ribonuclease HI, giving the protein MTDTDRLPQVTVYTDGACRGNPGPGGWGVVLASGQHEKTLYGYEAQTTNNRMELMAAIMALRTLNIPCQVAIWTDSQYVRQGITQWIHNWRKRQWKTAAKQPVKNAELWKQLDAEAQRHQVEWHWVKGHSGHPGNERADALANQAIDEAVQNA
- the dnaQ gene encoding DNA polymerase III subunit epsilon yields the protein MRQVILDTETTGIDPREGHRLVEIGAVEMVNRRFTGRTYHQYINPERHIDAEVVAVHGIDDAKVANEPVFAQVADDFWAFIEGAELVIHNAPFDVGFIDHELKMLKGRGQPLGPVGDYCRILDTLVMARKMHPGQRNSLDALCKRYDIDNGHRVLHGALLDAEILADVYLAMTGGQTALTLDAEVNQEQRSDMPSESGLSVQRMSLTPGQLRVIEPTQGERQAHLAKCETHQLRWFEDMPGNA
- a CDS encoding methyltransferase domain-containing protein, whose translation is MSNSTAAETLAHTLSSSRAYWASEAGKSLWDSQRACLGPVVDSRCGGHSLEMGMGPALMSMSGIAHRLQWAPTRASAPSDQTLICPPDRLALPDSCLDVVVLHHWLEHLPDAHHALQEAARVTSDSGLLVLFGFNPVGVSGVVKQWRKRQGQYPWNGQWRTASRMGDWLAFVDFEVERVDYCCFRSWPGGRCVEHWESLGRRYNCPLGESYMVLAKRRQRHAPKQRIKFGLKAPVAANSLGATRTNSH
- the gloB gene encoding hydroxyacylglutathione hydrolase, yielding MLSVTPIPALSDNYIWLLRQDTSQEVCVVDPGEALPVIEFLERESLSLSTILITHHHPDHTDGLGELIRRYAPRVIGPANPSLEGIEERVSNGDEVRVMGRLFEVIETPGHTLDHISYFTPGIPPLLFCGDTLFCAGCGRLFEGTPEQMHKALTRFAALPEETFVFAAHEYTLANLRFASEADPENEDVKHALTECEKARALDRPTLPSTIGRELKINPYLRVDTESVRNAASKQGAIDDDLATFATLREWKNRF
- the nudC gene encoding NAD(+) diphosphatase, whose amino-acid sequence is MLRREIPHEARAGRVLYLSRSRLAPAETRSDGEALTPLHPWQQWTPEMQPLCYWEEEPVALQLASSPGEGWIDGRQWMGELPAHWYSLLSTALQVGAWLENHRFCGRCGAEATKLTTEFAMHCHACGHRNYPRISPCIITLVTSGEAMLLARSPRFPPGRYSTLAGFIEPGESAEEAVHREIFEEVGVHVSQLRYYQSQAWPFPHSLMLGFFAEATTRRIRIDGVEISDAAWFSPRQLPTLPPTYSISRELIETHLKHWR
- a CDS encoding transglycosylase SLT domain-containing protein, with translation MTYRTIRQRLLLGAGSTVIMSLLLAAAANSQASANQYDPSPRSAFNTSDASASSHSTVTHVHFWEELMLEPQDAWSKLRESFHWREQSLSADAQARVDEWIDHYRSSPENIVEITGRASPWLAWITQQISDRNLPGELALIPFVESSFDPSARSHRGAAGLWQFMPGTGDALGLVRNGNYDGRLDVVTSTNAALDYLEMQADQWYEGDLQLSLAAYNAGAGTVNKAKQRAESQGLRGKYWDLSLPQETMQYLPKLLAIATIIDDPERYNISLPDIHTEPAFAKVKLEHSVTLSEASKLLRVDKSALAELNPGLLNGALNPSSAQTLLVPEDVNHDVLAELSNGANQRQTIANADTPDTYRVESGDSLSAIANRYNLSAQELMRLNEIERPEALQAGQLLTLSER
- a CDS encoding extracellular solute-binding protein, translated to MTQSPATDGSAPIETQHAMSLYDTPALAEDFPHFSHVNPDAPKGGTIKHTAVGSSFDSTNPFIIRGTPAAGILQIYDTLMASNPNEPFSLYGLLAEGVRLDPDREWIEFDLRPEARFQDGEPVTAEDVVFSLNLLRDEGNPFYSSYYAGVEQAVALNDHLVRFTLSDSESRELPLIVAQFPVLPKHYWEQHDFTAPTLAAHPGSGPYKIGEVDPGRRIVYQRDDQYWAKDLPVNVGRYNIDQVIYDYYRDRDIAWEAFKAGLTDFRTDARAATWAIGYDFPAYEEGLVKRITVPDVNPSMMQAFVFNLRKEKFQDPRVREALSLTFDFPWLNTNIFYDTYRRTESFFQNSEMEAKGRPSDEALALLEPHREALMESHQSERLFTEPLPIDHPRDLRERLRLALGLLREAGYSVEDGVLVHQDTQQPLSLEVLLYDSGLERVVQPMLRNMARLGVQTSMRIVDINQYLNRQRNFDFDMVISHFPQSNNPGNEQRDFWTSQSADSPQSRNRMGLAHPAIDDLVEKLIRAEDREELNTIVQTLDRVLRWGFYVIPHYHSGETRIAIWDKFGYPDPFPEYAMDLDAWWVVPEREAALQRRSRR
- a CDS encoding microcin C ABC transporter permease YejB; its protein translation is MARYTLRRLLLMIPTLVGIMLLNFIIVQAAPGGPIDQMLARFEGADAMASTRLDMGGADVQVNNESRGARGIDPRFIEQLEQQFGFDKPAHERFIGMMADYLTFDFGTSFFRDRPVIDLMIERLPVSISLGLWTTLLVYLISIPLGIRKALRHGSRFDVWTSGLVIVGYAIPGFLFAILLIVLFAGGTYLDWFPLRGLTSPYFDQLSTWGKVKDYFWHITLPVLAAAIGSFATLTMLTKNSFLDEIHKQYVLTARAKGADEQRILYGHVFRNAMLIIIAGLPSALIGIFFTGSLLIEVIFSLDGLGLLGFEAVMQRDYPVIFGTLFLYTVIGLLLKLVSDLTYVWVDPRIDFATRES